taggttttaaaaaaaaattaaaggttAACAGTTTGTTTAGGTAGTTCGGAACTCGGATTTCATAAAATGTTACGTTTTATTTCAGTGAAGACAGAGCAGAACTCGGGTTTCATTCaatgttatgttattttttcagtGAAGACACTTTTTTTACTTTCAATTTTTTGTTATACATATTCTAAATGATATTGATGCAGCTTTATGACTACACAGTGTTAGGACCATGGTTACCTCCAacaaatgatttgttattttgtttgagCTCTCAGAAATGTAGAGAGCAAGCGGAGGAATAAATGTAGACACAATGCATTTGCCCATATTGAATATGCGTTCTTACACTTGTTCAAACGATTACCATGTTTTTGTCACAAACAAAATCCCCTTTATACACGTTCTCAGCGGACATCCTTCGAGTTAGCTTGTGTCAGTGGCTGATAGTGTATTACTTAATAAAGTTGTTACGTTTGTTCTTGAATGCTCGATTATATGGGAAGTGTAGTCTTTGTTTAATAGGTTTAATAGGTAATGAGTGTAGTCCATTTTCAACGGTGATGTCACAAAGAAGCGTCGCGTGTACCGGCGCACAGGCTTTACGTCATTTCGGGGACCTCGCGGACCAATGGCAGCAAGAAGATTGGGTCAGATTTCCTGCCCAATtttacccaatctggcaacacagacATTGGGAACGCTGTGACCTTCTGTGGGTGGGAACATCAGCAAGCATGGCCGCCCGAGTTTTAACGAAAGGTATGATATGTAATTTTATTGAAGGTGAGCGTTATATACCTTTTGTGATCAAATGTCCACCGTTGTCTAGTAAGGATAATGAAACCTTTAACTCGTCTGTAAGGTGAACAATGTGTGTCATGGTTCGGTAGCTGCATGTTGGTGGTCAGGTTGAGCTTAGCGCCGTGCTTCTTCATGTCCTTAGTTCTGTTATTTTCCAGGTATTTGGGCTTTATGTAATCCTCGATTTGTACCAGTCGGGTGCTCCAGCCATGGGCATCTCTCTGTCGCTGCAGCACAAATAAAGTCGCCTCAGATCCAAGCGGACATTAACGCGACAGGTGAGCATATTCCTGCGTTACTTGAGACGTACGCATAGTGCACCTAGTACACATATTCCCGTTGTATACAGTACACCTAGTACAAATAGTACACTTAGTAAACATAGTACACAGTACCCCGGTTAGCATCATACACAAATGACATGGCGATGATTCTGCTCTTAATTTACTGTGTTATTTATCTAGACAAAATCCTGAGCCAGCCACTGGAGACTGAAGACTTCTTCCGCCTGTCAGAGCTTTTCTCTTTGAAAGACTTGTTCGATGCAAGAGTTCACCTTGGTCACAAAAAAGGATGCAGACACAGGTATGAGGAATTTTACAAATCCGAGGTTTTGGGGGAAATGGTAGGCTGCTTTCTCAAAAACAATTGTTTCGGTTAGCTGTTTGGTATTTTGTATGTGATGTAATTGTGATGTATTTAATTGTGAGAAAAAGGGAATATTTCACTGCATTGGCTGTTATGGTTACAACCGAAAGATAAAATTGCTTCCCACTAAGATCACTCAATTATGGTTGACTAATACTGTTAATTTAACCGTAGTTATTATGTCAGCAAAAATGAGAGGGAATCTGATATTTACAGAATTTAAAAAGGAGCCAGTAGCAACTTACTTGCCAAGGCCTGAATGTATAGGCTCCTCTTCATTTTGGTGGATGTTAGGCTATCTCGCTGACGGATGAAGAGCTCAcggattgaacccagaaccttatctctttctccccccgAGGCTGATGCAGCCGTACCTGTTTGGCTGCCGTCTGGACCAGGACATCATCGACCTGGACCAGACCGTGGAGCACCTTCAACTGGCGCTCAACTTCACGGCCCACGTAGCGTACCGCGGCGGCATCATCCTCTTCgtcagccgccgccgccagttCAGCCACCTGGTGGAAAGCACGGCCAGGGATTGTGGGGAGTACGCCCACACCCGCTACTGGCAGGGCGGCCTGCTCACCAACGCGCCCATCCAGTACGGGCCCGGCGTGAGGCTCCCTGACCTGGTGGTTTTCCTGTCCACGCTCAACAACGTGTTCCAGCAGCATGTCGGCGTGCGCGACGCTG
The nucleotide sequence above comes from Gadus chalcogrammus isolate NIFS_2021 chromosome 4, NIFS_Gcha_1.0, whole genome shotgun sequence. Encoded proteins:
- the mrps2 gene encoding 28S ribosomal protein S2, mitochondrial isoform X1 is translated as MFLSQTKSPLYTFSADILRVSLCQWLIVYYLIKLLRLFLNARLYGKCSLCLIGLIGNECSPFSTVMSQRSVACTGAQALRHFGDLADQWQQEDWVRFPAQFYPIWQHRHWERCDLLWVGTSASMAARVLTKGMICNFIEGIWALCNPRFVPVGCSSHGHLSVAAAQIKSPQIQADINATDKILSQPLETEDFFRLSELFSLKDLFDARVHLGHKKGCRHRLMQPYLFGCRLDQDIIDLDQTVEHLQLALNFTAHVAYRGGIILFVSRRRQFSHLVESTARDCGEYAHTRYWQGGLLTNAPIQYGPGVRLPDLVVFLSTLNNVFQQHVGVRDAAKMNIPTVGMVDTNCNPSLLTYPVPGNDDTPLAMELYCRLFKITVNRAKDKRRQMELLHGLMTQPPPPTQSS
- the mrps2 gene encoding 28S ribosomal protein S2, mitochondrial isoform X2, producing MFLSQTKSPLYTFSADILRVSLCQWLIVYYLIKLLRLFLNARLYGKCSLCLIGLIGNECSPFSTVMSQRSVACTGAQALRHFGDLADQWQQEDWVRFPAQFYPIWQHRHWERCDLLWVGTSASMAARVLTKGIWALCNPRFVPVGCSSHGHLSVAAAQIKSPQIQADINATDKILSQPLETEDFFRLSELFSLKDLFDARVHLGHKKGCRHRLMQPYLFGCRLDQDIIDLDQTVEHLQLALNFTAHVAYRGGIILFVSRRRQFSHLVESTARDCGEYAHTRYWQGGLLTNAPIQYGPGVRLPDLVVFLSTLNNVFQQHVGVRDAAKMNIPTVGMVDTNCNPSLLTYPVPGNDDTPLAMELYCRLFKITVNRAKDKRRQMELLHGLMTQPPPPTQSS